In the Streptomyces spororaveus genome, ACCCGGTTCGCCGTGGCCCTGGGCTTCGACGGCTATCCCGCGCTGCGCCGCCACCTGCGCGAGGTGGCCCCCGCCGAGCGGCCCGGGGTCGCGCGGGAGGACTCGTACAACGAGTACCAGCAGGCCGTCCTGGGCGAGATCGAGAACCTGCGGCAGCTGGCGGCGATGCTCGCCGACCCCGCGCCGGTCCAGGAGGCGGGCCGGCTGCTCGCCGCCTCGACCCCGCTGCTGGTGCTGGGGCTGCGGGCGGCTTCGTCCCAGGCGCGCGGGTTCGCGTACTTCGCGTCGAAGGTGCACCCGGACGTACGGCTCCTCGACGAGGGCGGGTCGATGATGGAGGACCGCATCGACGCGGCCCGCTACGAGGGGGCCACGGCGCTGCTCTGCTTCGCGCTGCCCCGTCATCCCCGGGAGGTCGTGGACACGCTGGAACGCTCGCGGCGGGCCGGCCTGACCGTGGTCACGGTCGCGGACTCGGCCTTCGCCCCGGTGGCCCGCCACTCGGACCTGCTGATTCCGGCGCAGGTCGGCACCGGGCTGGCCTTCGACACGGCGTGCGCGCCGATGCTGCTGGGCCGGGTGCTGCTGGAGTCGATGGCGGACGCGCTGCCGGACGCGCAGGCGCGGCTGGAGGCCTTCGACGCGCGGGCCGCTGCGCGGGGCCTGTTCGTGGAGTGACCCGGGCCCCGGCCCCGGCCCCGGGTCTCGACGCCGGTGCGGCTCAAAGACCGGGGCTCCGCCCCGAGCCCCGCGCCTCAAACGCCGGCGAGGCTGGAAGCAGGGCGTCGCGCAGCGGGCCGCCCGCCTCCGCGACGATCGACGGGACGTCCTGCGCCGGGCGGACGAGGTGGAAGCGGACCTCGCCCGACGCGGTCAGCGTGAAGCCGTGGACCGCCGGGCGCGGCAGGCTGTTGTAGCCGTAGTGGGCCGTGAAGAAGTACGCGCCGGTGTCCGGGACGCCGATCAGGTCGCCGGGGGCGAGCCGGGGCAGCTCGCGGGCGGTGGCGAGCAGGTCCCCGGCGAAGCAGGCGGGGCCGGCGATGTCCTGGGCCACCGGGTCGCCGGTCTTCGGGGCGCCCTTCGCGTCGTACGGCAGGATCCGCACCGGCCAGGCCGCCGGGGCGTACGCGGTGCGGGTCGCCACCTGGACCCCGGCGTGGGTGAGCGCGATCGGCCGGGATCCGCTGGTCTTGGTGTACTCGACACGGGCCAGCACCAGGCCGTGCTTGGCCAGCAGGGACCGGCCGAACTCCGTGACCAGGCCGTACGAGCCGTCGAAGAGGGCGGGGACCGCCTCGCGCAGGGCGGCCACGTACTGCGCGTACGTCGGGGCCGGCTCGTCCGAGGCGAAGTTCACCGGCAGGCCGCCGCCGATGTCGAGGGTGTCGACGCGGCGCTGCCCGGCCGCCGCGTTGATCTCCTCGGCGAGCGCGTGCAGGTCCCGTACACCCTCCGCGATCAGGGCCAGGGGAACGCCCTGGGAGCCCGAGTGGATGTGCAGGCGGGTGAGCCAGGGCCGGTCCAGGTAGGCCCGTACGAGCCATGCGCGCGCCCCGGGGTCGCGCAGGGCGACGCCGAACTTCGAGGTGGACGTCGCCGTGGACAGCGCGTCGATGGCGCCCCCACCGGTCTGCGGGTTGATCCGGACGCCGATCGGGGACGCGGTCGGCGCCCGGCCGACGAGCGCGTCGAGGCGTTCCAGCTCCTGCGGGTTGTCGGCGTTGACGGCGATGCCCAGGGCCAGGGCTTCGCGCAGCTCGGCCACCGTCTTGGCGGGGGAGTCCAGGACGGTCCGGCCGGCGGGGACGCCCGCCGCCCGGGCCAGCGCCAGCTCGCCGGGGCTGGCCACCTCGCAGCCGAGCCCGGCGTCGGCGAGCAGCCGCAGGACCGGGACGAGCGGGGCGGCCTTGACGGCGAAGGCGTGCAGGACGGGCGTGCCGGGCGCGACGGCGCCGTCGAAGGCGGAGGTGAGGGCGGCGGCGGAGGCCCGGATCCCGGCGACGTCCAGCAGGCAGGTCAGCGGGTCCGCGGTGTCGCTGCCGCCCACCAGACCTTGCTCGACGGCGGCCCGTACGGCCAGGTCACGGCGCTCGGCCGCGTCCTCGGCGGAACTCTCGGCTGCGC is a window encoding:
- a CDS encoding MurR/RpiR family transcriptional regulator, which translates into the protein MSDSPAARLQKLFEGHRLTPTQRRIAHCMVRGAAEVPFLSSVELAELAGVSQPSVTRFAVALGFDGYPALRRHLREVAPAERPGVAREDSYNEYQQAVLGEIENLRQLAAMLADPAPVQEAGRLLAASTPLLVLGLRAASSQARGFAYFASKVHPDVRLLDEGGSMMEDRIDAARYEGATALLCFALPRHPREVVDTLERSRRAGLTVVTVADSAFAPVARHSDLLIPAQVGTGLAFDTACAPMLLGRVLLESMADALPDAQARLEAFDARAAARGLFVE
- a CDS encoding diaminopimelate decarboxylase — its product is MDTQGAATSAAESSAEDAAERRDLAVRAAVEQGLVGGSDTADPLTCLLDVAGIRASAAALTSAFDGAVAPGTPVLHAFAVKAAPLVPVLRLLADAGLGCEVASPGELALARAAGVPAGRTVLDSPAKTVAELREALALGIAVNADNPQELERLDALVGRAPTASPIGVRINPQTGGGAIDALSTATSTSKFGVALRDPGARAWLVRAYLDRPWLTRLHIHSGSQGVPLALIAEGVRDLHALAEEINAAAGQRRVDTLDIGGGLPVNFASDEPAPTYAQYVAALREAVPALFDGSYGLVTEFGRSLLAKHGLVLARVEYTKTSGSRPIALTHAGVQVATRTAYAPAAWPVRILPYDAKGAPKTGDPVAQDIAGPACFAGDLLATARELPRLAPGDLIGVPDTGAYFFTAHYGYNSLPRPAVHGFTLTASGEVRFHLVRPAQDVPSIVAEAGGPLRDALLPASPAFEARGSGRSPGL